One genomic segment of Candidatus Methylacidiphilales bacterium includes these proteins:
- the rpoC gene encoding DNA-directed RNA polymerase subunit beta' codes for MRDIRGLRISLASPESILSLSHGEVTSAETINYRNQRPERGGLFDEVIFGPVKPYECSCGKYKGPKYKYIVCDKCGVEVNDNSVRRERMGHIRLAAPVVHPWYFKRTPSPISILLGIKKKYIEQIIYHVRYIIYDIDENQRKKEIKRLNDEYKLKLEQIKEEAKRYNKGKGSRNFDKILELKRKISEINTLYDKKLIDEVNHLMGQAQVVQQEIEKNIGHTINTPLVLFDSVIVEGGQEITRECLNKVKTTCDEIIKNIEEKMKRDKDELIAPIEKEINNLQLKVNVELRKSLEDLSKKADELEENYNKEIEEINEIYTGRILTESMYQRLSLKYSNIFKAGSGANAIYEILKRCNLDEMAKSLRQEIDQGKNKIKVKECIRKLRIVEAFRKSNARPEWMILFVLPVIPPDLRPMVTMDGGRYATSDLNVLYKRVINRNNRLKKLIESGAPEIILRNEMRMLQESVDLLIDSSTVRRSTQDIKRTPRSLSDMLRGKKGLFRKNLLGKRVDYSGRSVIVVGPNLKLNQCGLPKVMAIELFKPFVIRELIKREYAYNVKGAKRIIERGDPYIWDILEDVVKERPVLLNRAPTLHRLGIQAFDVILTEGKAIQLHPLVCQAFNADFDGDQMAVHVPLSQKAVEEARKLMMSTNNLLKPADGESIVNPTKDMVLGIYYLTFHDQKPHKGDNRAFASIDEVIAAYHLKQVDIHARIKLYTETYYDENNVRYQDNKPRKRIIETTVGRAIFNDIVPKEIQYINRTLNKSDLQVLLTEAYRIFGLEQRDRMVQFADAVKDMGFHFATKSGITFSLGDIKTPTDKEKLIFEANKKIDDLNKQYRRGLMTEEELENKTISVWSETKDEIAAAVKRSMAADDDLSMMAVSGATKGGFVPITQIAGMRGLMADPSGRIIPMPIQSNFKEGLSSIEFFISTHGQRKGLVDTAMRTANAGYLTRRLIDVVQDVYISTDDCGTNQGIYIRATDAFGQKMRDRLFGRVLASDVVHPQLGIIYPAGTLIDASKAEEIQRLNIQEVHVRSPLTCRAEHGICKKCYGMDLARGNMVAIGAAVGIIAAQSIGEPGTQLTLRTFHTGGVAMGSDITQGLTRVEEIFEARKNLKGEAIISEISGNITLKKEPNNKLYVVVESHGGSYDYPIPNGYSIKVTEGQKVTTGDLLATSGARRITTKHAGIIERVGRILRVHSQELRTATYPIPAHVRLTVQENTYVEAGDAITDGIKNPHLVLKYKGRVACQLHILSEIQKIYRIQGVNIHDKHFEVIIRKMTSKVQVVSPGDSPFLPGDYVDYFVLDEINKKLQNEGQNIAVGVPVLLGISKVALMTHSFLSAASFQHTTKMLIQSAIEGRVDFLSGLKENVIIGKMIPCGTGMRNHEIKEYEGITLHTQDMRDNQTNRLNKKQSRLNNNNDFLDEFAQGASM; via the coding sequence ATGAGAGATATACGAGGATTAAGGATATCTTTAGCTAGCCCAGAAAGCATCCTTTCACTTTCACACGGCGAAGTGACAAGCGCAGAAACAATTAATTATCGTAACCAGCGGCCGGAAAGGGGAGGATTATTTGATGAGGTCATCTTCGGGCCGGTAAAGCCCTATGAATGCAGTTGTGGAAAGTACAAAGGTCCTAAATATAAATATATTGTATGTGATAAATGCGGTGTTGAAGTAAACGATAATAGCGTGCGGCGTGAGCGCATGGGCCACATCCGCTTAGCAGCTCCAGTTGTTCATCCCTGGTATTTCAAAAGAACACCCAGCCCAATCAGTATATTATTGGGAATAAAAAAGAAATATATAGAGCAAATAATATATCATGTACGCTATATTATATATGACATAGACGAAAATCAGAGGAAAAAGGAAATTAAAAGACTAAACGATGAATACAAACTCAAACTTGAACAGATTAAAGAAGAGGCCAAACGGTATAATAAAGGGAAAGGTAGCCGGAATTTTGATAAGATATTGGAATTGAAAAGAAAAATATCAGAGATTAATACTTTGTATGATAAGAAATTAATAGATGAGGTTAATCACCTCATGGGTCAGGCACAAGTTGTACAACAAGAAATAGAAAAGAATATTGGCCATACTATTAATACTCCCCTCGTCTTGTTTGATAGTGTCATTGTCGAAGGAGGTCAAGAAATTACTAGGGAATGTTTAAATAAAGTTAAAACAACGTGTGATGAGATAATTAAAAATATAGAGGAGAAGATGAAGAGGGATAAAGATGAATTGATCGCTCCAATAGAGAAAGAAATCAATAACTTGCAACTCAAGGTAAATGTAGAACTCAGAAAATCTCTTGAAGATCTCAGTAAAAAAGCCGATGAATTGGAGGAAAATTACAATAAAGAAATCGAGGAGATTAATGAGATCTATACCGGCAGAATACTTACAGAATCTATGTATCAAAGATTAAGTTTAAAATATAGTAACATATTCAAGGCAGGATCTGGAGCCAATGCAATATATGAAATATTGAAAAGATGTAATCTCGATGAAATGGCTAAGTCCCTAAGACAAGAGATAGATCAGGGTAAAAACAAAATCAAGGTAAAAGAATGCATCCGAAAATTGCGCATAGTAGAAGCATTCAGAAAGTCAAATGCGCGCCCTGAATGGATGATCTTGTTTGTATTACCAGTGATCCCTCCGGATTTGCGCCCAATGGTAACAATGGATGGCGGGCGTTATGCAACATCTGACCTCAACGTTCTTTATAAAAGAGTGATTAATAGAAACAACCGACTGAAAAAACTCATCGAAAGCGGTGCCCCGGAAATCATCTTGCGCAATGAAATGCGCATGCTGCAGGAATCCGTTGATCTACTCATCGATAGTAGCACAGTACGCAGAAGCACACAAGATATAAAACGAACCCCCCGATCGCTCAGTGACATGTTAAGGGGAAAGAAGGGCTTATTTAGAAAAAATCTGCTCGGCAAACGCGTAGACTACTCCGGTAGATCAGTCATCGTCGTCGGACCAAACCTTAAGCTCAATCAGTGTGGTCTGCCGAAAGTCATGGCAATTGAATTGTTCAAGCCATTTGTCATCAGGGAATTAATTAAGCGTGAATACGCATATAACGTTAAAGGCGCCAAGAGAATTATAGAACGAGGTGACCCATATATATGGGATATATTGGAAGATGTTGTCAAGGAAAGACCCGTCTTGCTCAATCGCGCCCCCACATTGCATCGCCTCGGCATACAAGCTTTTGACGTAATCCTCACTGAAGGAAAAGCAATTCAATTGCATCCGCTAGTTTGTCAAGCCTTTAATGCTGACTTCGATGGCGATCAAATGGCTGTGCATGTCCCACTAAGCCAGAAAGCAGTTGAAGAAGCGCGGAAGCTCATGATGAGCACTAATAACTTGCTTAAGCCTGCTGATGGTGAGTCTATTGTCAATCCGACTAAAGATATGGTATTGGGCATATATTATCTTACTTTTCATGACCAAAAACCTCACAAAGGAGATAATCGCGCCTTTGCTAGCATAGATGAGGTTATTGCGGCCTATCATCTCAAGCAAGTCGATATCCACGCACGCATAAAACTTTATACCGAGACTTATTATGATGAAAACAATGTTCGCTACCAAGATAACAAGCCAAGGAAAAGAATTATCGAAACAACCGTAGGCCGTGCCATCTTTAACGATATCGTACCTAAGGAAATTCAATATATCAATAGGACGCTGAATAAGAGCGACCTCCAGGTACTACTAACCGAAGCATATCGTATTTTTGGATTAGAACAACGGGATCGTATGGTGCAATTTGCCGACGCCGTAAAAGACATGGGCTTTCATTTCGCTACAAAATCCGGCATTACATTTTCACTCGGCGATATCAAAACACCAACTGACAAAGAAAAGCTCATCTTTGAGGCAAATAAGAAAATAGATGATTTAAACAAACAATATCGCCGAGGGCTCATGACTGAAGAAGAACTCGAAAACAAAACTATCAGTGTCTGGAGCGAGACTAAGGACGAAATCGCCGCTGCTGTAAAAAGATCGATGGCGGCTGATGATGATCTGAGCATGATGGCTGTCTCCGGCGCAACAAAGGGCGGATTTGTGCCTATTACGCAAATCGCAGGTATGCGAGGCCTCATGGCTGATCCATCCGGACGGATTATCCCGATGCCGATACAGTCAAACTTTAAAGAAGGATTGAGTAGTATAGAGTTTTTTATTAGCACACATGGCCAGCGTAAAGGTTTGGTCGATACGGCTATGCGCACAGCAAATGCTGGCTATCTCACCCGTCGTCTCATTGATGTTGTACAAGATGTGTACATTAGCACGGATGACTGTGGCACAAATCAGGGCATCTACATCCGAGCTACCGACGCATTCGGGCAAAAGATGCGCGATCGTCTCTTCGGCAGAGTGCTCGCTTCAGATGTTGTACATCCTCAGCTTGGCATTATTTATCCGGCCGGAACTCTTATAGATGCTTCAAAGGCAGAAGAGATCCAGCGCTTGAATATCCAAGAAGTTCATGTGCGATCGCCGCTTACTTGCCGCGCAGAGCATGGTATATGCAAGAAATGCTACGGAATGGATCTAGCAAGGGGCAATATGGTTGCTATTGGTGCAGCCGTCGGTATTATCGCCGCACAATCTATAGGTGAGCCAGGAACTCAGCTTACATTGCGTACATTCCATACGGGGGGCGTAGCTATGGGCAGCGATATCACGCAAGGCCTAACCCGTGTTGAAGAGATATTCGAAGCTCGTAAAAACCTAAAGGGTGAGGCAATTATAAGCGAGATATCCGGAAATATTACACTCAAGAAAGAACCAAATAATAAACTATATGTCGTAGTAGAAAGCCATGGTGGGTCTTATGATTATCCAATACCTAATGGGTATTCCATCAAGGTCACGGAAGGACAAAAAGTAACGACTGGCGATCTTCTAGCTACATCCGGCGCACGTAGGATTACGACTAAGCATGCCGGAATCATCGAAAGAGTAGGGCGAATCTTACGTGTTCATTCGCAGGAGCTACGCACGGCCACTTATCCAATTCCTGCCCATGTCCGTTTGACCGTCCAAGAAAATACATATGTCGAAGCGGGGGATGCCATTACAGATGGGATTAAAAATCCCCATCTTGTTCTGAAATATAAAGGGCGAGTAGCGTGCCAATTACATATTCTATCTGAAATACAAAAGATATATAGGATTCAGGGCGTGAATATACATGATAAACACTTCGAGGTTATTATTAGAAAAATGACCTCTAAAGTTCAGGTTGTTAGCCCTGGCGATTCTCCCTTTTTGCCCGGCGATTATGTAGATTATTTTGTCCTGGATGAAATAAACAAGAAATTGCAGAATGAAGGACAGAATATTGCTGTTGGCGTGCCGGTATTATTGGGTATTTCTAAAGTTGCTCTAATGACTCATTCTTTTTTATCGGCAGCATCTTTCCAGCACACAACAAAAATGCTTATACAATCAGCCATAGAGGGAAGAGTAGATTTTCTGTCCGGCCTGAAAGAGAATGTGATTATCGGCAAAATGATCCCTTGTGGCACAGGTATGCGCAATCATGAGATCAAAGAATATGAAGGCATTACACTTCATACGCAGGACATGCGCGATAATCAAACTAATCGGTTGAATAAAAAACAAAGCCGTCTAAATAATAATAATGATTTTCTAGATGAATTTGCGCAGGGAGCTTCTATGTAA
- a CDS encoding SH3 domain-containing protein translates to MPMLKFWRAFCLIILTSFLLYHDRAFGQGNVVFYVNVKRLNFRKQPNLNSPIIGVYQCGEEVSVTGVTSDGLWYQVKIGGKTGFMYSKFLSSIPTCDGSYHTLTSNNTKTENTQYPIIKSVVAKLTVYQLPDNRSKIVGFIMQDDKMSVTGYTHDLRWARILYKDQTAFVYIPHTNLMDLGIIPVVNNRK, encoded by the coding sequence ATGCCTATGCTTAAATTTTGGAGAGCCTTCTGTCTGATTATCTTAACATCTTTTTTACTATATCATGATAGGGCATTTGGACAAGGAAATGTTGTTTTCTATGTTAATGTAAAGAGGTTGAATTTTAGAAAACAGCCAAATCTCAATAGTCCAATTATAGGCGTATATCAATGTGGAGAAGAGGTTAGTGTGACGGGAGTGACCTCTGATGGATTATGGTATCAAGTAAAAATAGGAGGTAAAACAGGATTCATGTATTCTAAGTTTTTGTCTTCCATACCAACGTGTGATGGATCTTATCATACTCTCACATCGAATAATACTAAAACAGAAAATACGCAATATCCTATAATAAAATCAGTTGTAGCTAAGCTTACGGTCTATCAACTACCAGATAACAGAAGCAAGATTGTAGGTTTTATCATGCAAGATGATAAGATGTCGGTCACGGGATACACACACGATTTGCGATGGGCGCGTATCTTATACAAGGATCAAACGGCATTTGTATACATCCCACATACAAATTTGATGGATCTGGGAATTATTCCAGTAGTAAACAACAGAAAATGA
- a CDS encoding PrgI family protein: MNRETIPFPERLKISPFRLTKDISLREIIILGGALFFCFVSFFILKDILGFFITGLIVVGIAVSALLIALVPIRGYHAEHFIIIYLRSRTKPRKYIHKTAFPETQYIAEEQPAPSSQPQKPHTSHQNTADVSATVAYADKNIKLYPEKEISFDPYVAFLVSTCFFVILGLSFVLIVLIDR; the protein is encoded by the coding sequence ATGAATCGTGAAACTATCCCATTCCCTGAGAGGCTGAAAATAAGTCCTTTCAGATTAACAAAGGATATCAGCCTCAGGGAAATTATTATTCTAGGTGGAGCTTTATTTTTTTGCTTTGTCTCTTTCTTTATCTTAAAAGATATTCTTGGATTTTTTATAACCGGATTGATTGTAGTCGGAATAGCTGTTTCTGCGCTTTTAATTGCATTAGTCCCCATACGTGGTTATCATGCAGAGCATTTTATAATTATATATTTAAGATCAAGAACAAAACCGAGGAAATATATTCACAAAACAGCTTTCCCAGAAACCCAGTATATTGCAGAAGAACAGCCAGCACCTTCATCTCAGCCACAGAAACCCCACACTTCTCATCAAAATACCGCTGACGTGTCTGCTACTGTAGCCTATGCGGATAAAAATATTAAATTATATCCGGAGAAAGAAATTAGCTTTGATCCTTATGTGGCATTTCTGGTTTCAACTTGTTTCTTTGTCATCCTAGGGCTCTCTTTTGTCTTGATTGTATTGATAGATAGATGA